A stretch of DNA from Deltaproteobacteria bacterium:
AAATTCGATAAGAAAGAGCTCTTCGATGCCCTGGAGGCGGGGGTAAACCAGATCGTCTGGGGAGAAGGCCGTGATCAGCGGGTCCAGAGGAACAGGAAAGTCGAGGATTCGAGACCGCCCTTTTGCAACTTCACCTTGGTCGGGACCCCTTACTCTGAGGAGACCTTTCTCCAGGCAGCGATGAGTGCGGCAAAGGAGCCCTTGGCTGACTGTTTTTCCGCCGGTTCCCTGCTCCATACCCTGGGTGGGATCGAAGTGAGGTCGGGCTCGCCCATCGAGGTGGAGGCTGCTATTTGGGATCTCGGTAAGAGGCGGGAGGCGGCCCGGAGGGTGGGGCACCCGGGAAAGGGAATGTACACCATGGTTTCGGCTGCGGAGAAGGCCGACGCTATGATCGCCGCGGCCAGGCCTGAATTCGGGGCCCTAGCGCGGGACGGCGTTCTTTGCGGAGCAATTGCGGAGATGAAGGTGGATTACGACCGGATGAAGAAGGTTCCCTTTCTCCGGCGGACCACATACACTATCGGAGGACTCTACGGTCCGCTCATGGGCGGATACGCCGGTGGGCCCGAAGGGACGAGCATGGTTCTGGTCGCCCATCATTTCCTGGGGCGTCTTGTCTTCGAGACGGAGTATTCGTGTTGTTTTCCCATTGAGATCCATGAGACGTGCAACACGACCCGTCGGATGCTTTGGTTGGTGAGCACTGCTCATCAGGCCCTGGCCCGCAACACCCATCTTCTCCATTTTGCCAATACTTTCATCGCCGCAGGTCCGTGCACGGAGATGGCATGCTACGAGTTGATAGCCCATGGGATCACTGCTGCGGTTTCCGGGTCGGATCTCTCCCCGGCTGCCGTAGCGCGGAACAGACACCCGGAGCGGTGCACCGGGATGGAGGGGCGAATCTGTGCCGAGGCGGCCCACTCGGCGACTAGGATGGGTTTGTCCCGTAAGGATGCCAACGATCTCGTGAAAAAGATCCTCCCGAAATACGAGGACAAGATATCCGAGGCGCCAGTCGGCAAGACGATCAGCGAATGTTATGACATGGAGCGGGTGGAGCCGAACCAGGAGTACCTCGATCTCTATGAACGCATCAAGAAGGAAGTGAGCTCCATGGGTCTGGTCTATCCTTCAATGGACCGCGTGTGATGGTGGGCCGGGCCTCTTAGACCCGGCCTTACGGTCTCCGACAACAGGGGTTCGCCTTTTCGAGGGGCTTTGCACGGCAGGGGGGAGAAGGACTGCGGAGACCTCGTGCTTCTCCCCCTGCTGTGGTTTTTCGGTGATGAACGCCCGACCGACCTGAGTTTGCGGGCGTTGTTTTGGAAAATGGCGGGCATGAGGGAGCAAGAAGGCAACCGACCTCTCCTTTTTTCTCTTTCCCGGCTCTGGCCGGGGCCGATTGCAGGGATTAGGGAAATCCCGGTATTGCCACCTAGTCTGACCCCCTGAGGTAGGCCTTCTTGATGACCTGGGTCTCCATGAGTTGCCGGGCGGTTCCCTGCGCTACGATACGGCCTTTCTGGAGAACATAGCCGCCGTCTGCAATGGAAAGGGCCTTGGCGGCGTTCTGCTCGATGAGGAGGATCGTTGTCTTTTCTTCCCGGTTGATCCTCGAGATGGTCTGGAAATACTCCTGGACCAGCCTGGGAGCCAACCCGAGAGAGGGCTCATCGAGCAGCAGGATCTTGGGCCTGCTCATCATTCCCCGGCCGATGGCGACCATACCCTGTTCTCCGCCGCTCAGGGTACCTGCCGTCTGATGGAGCCGGGTCTTGAGGGCGGGAAAGAGGTGGAAGACCCTTTCCACCCTTTCCTCGATACTCCTTGCGTCCTTGACAAAGAAAGCCCCCAGCCTGAGGTTTTCCAGGACCGTCATCTTCGGGAAGAGCCGTCTTCCTTCGGGAACGACCGAGATCCCGAGTTCGACGATGCGGTTTGTCTTGAGACCGGTGAGAGACCGCCCCTCAAAACGGATCTCTCCGCCTGTGGGTTTGACGAGGCCGAGGATTGTCTTTACGGTCGTCGATTTTCCCGCTCCATTGCTTCCGAGAAGACAGATCAGTTTCCCCCTTTCTATGCCGAGGTTCACGCCCCTGAGCATGGGGACACGGTCGTACTCCGTAGAAATATCAACAAGCCTGAGCATTTCGGTCCTTCTGCCCCAGATAGGCTTCCAGAACCTCCGGGTTGGCCGCTATCTCGGCAAAGGGACCTTCGGCGATTTTGCGGCCGTAGTTGAAGACCACGACGCGGTCCGCCACCCCTTTGATGACGGTCATGTCGTGTTCGATGATTATGATCCCGATCCGGCTCTTTTTCTGTTGGATCTTTCGTATGTCCTCCATGAGATCGGAGGTCTCCTCGGGATCCATCCCTGCAGACGGCTCATCCAGCAGTAGGAGTAAGGGATCCGCGGCCAGAGCCCTGCAGATTTCGAGCCTCCTTCTGTGGGCCTGGGGTAGATCTCCTGCCTTCTTGTAACAGCTATCGACGAGCTCCCGGCTGAAGAAACCCAGGAGTTCGATGGCTCGACGGGCCGCCTCCCTGAGTTCCTCCCTGGCAAATCGGTTGCGAAAGACGGCATGATACCACTGGGATTTCTGTTTATGATGCATTCCGATGATCACGTTGTCGAGGACACTGAGGTTGGCAAACAATCGGTTGTTCTGGAAGGTCCTGGCGATCCCCCGCCGGGCGAGCTGGAAGGCCGGAAAGCCCAGAGTACTCTCCCCTAGAAAGAGGATCTCACCCGCCGTGGGCCGGTAGATCCCGGTAAGGAGATTGAAAAAAGTCGTCTTGCCCGACCCGTTTGGGCCGATCAGGCCGACGACTTCACCTGGGGCCATCTCAAAGGAGACCCGGTCCACGGCAGTCAGCCCTCCGAAGTTGATCGTGAGGTCCCGGGTTTCCAAGAGCAAAGGGGAAGGCATCTGGAGTCTGTCAACCATATTTTCTCAACTTCTGGGGAAAGAGTCCCTGGGGCCTGGCAACCAGGGTGGTGATAACGATGACACCGTACATCATGAGCCTGAAGTCCTCGAATATGCGGAATTTCTCCGGGAGCAGGGTCAAGAGAACCGCGCCGAAGACAACCCCGAACACGTTGTCCATGCCTCCGAGAATCACCATGGTCACGACGACCACCGAGAGCATAAACTGAAAATTCTCCGGCGAGATAAAGCCCACATAATGGGCGTAGACCGCCCCGGTCACGCCGTCGAGAAAACAGTTGATACAGAAGGAAAGGATCTTGTAATTGGCGACGTGGATTCCAGAACATCGTGCAGCGATCTCGTCCTCCCGGATGGCGTTCCATGTCAGACCTGTCCGGGAGTCGTGGAGTCGCTGGGAGATTACGGTGTAGACCAGACAGAAAGAGAGGACGAGGTAGTAGTAGTTGGCATGAAAGGGAAGGCTGAGTCCGAGGACATCGATGCCCTGTCTGAAGGAATGGCCGAAGAGGCTGGGAGCAGGGATGTCGCCTATCCCGTTCGGCCCCCCGGTAAAGTGGAGGTTGTTCAGCAAGAGGTAGACGATCAGACCAAAGGCGATGGTCACGAGGGAGAGATAGTAGTCCTTGGTCTTCGTGGTGGGCAAGCCCAGGAGAAAGCCCATGAATGACGCAGCACCTCCAGCGGCAAAGATAACCAGCCAGAAACCCGCACCCGTGTGCACCGACAGGAGCGCCGACGTATAGGCACCGACACCATAGGAGGCGGCCGTGGCGAGGTTGACGATATTGGTGCTTCCGAGCTGGTAGTTGAGGCCCGTTGCGAGCATCACATAGATCCCGGCAGTAAGGCAGATATGGATCAGATAGGGATCGTCTCTCAGGACGACTGGAAGAGCGACCAGCAGGACGACTGCGATGATTACCGAAAAACCCCTCTGGTGCCGGAAGGCCGTGGTGAGGTAATCCTGGACCCTTTCAGACCGATCGAAGAGATACCAGCATCCGCCGATTGCCAGAATCACGACGATCGTTCCCACCACATGCTCCACCCGCAGAAAAAGAACAAACACCGAGAAAGCAAACAGCTCTGCCAGCAAAACCAGGACCGCTTCCTGAATCCGGCCGTATTTCTTCATGATCAAACCTTCTCGTAGGCCTTTTCCCCCAGGATGCCCGAAGGCTTGAAGACAAGGAAGAAGATGACCACCAGAAAGGCAAACACGTCCTTGTATGCCGTTCCTCCGGGTATGAAAGCAGAGGCAAAGGTCTCCACGAATCCAAGGACGAGACCTCCAAATATGGCGCCGTAGATATTGCCGAGCCCCCCCACCACCGCAGCAGAGAAGCCCTTGATGCCTCCCATGAGCCCCATGTCGAAACGGACGATACTGATATAGGCTCCGTTCAGGATACCCGCCACCGCACCCAGACCTGAACCCAACAGAAAAGTCACCGCCACCGTGGTGTCTATGTTGATTCCCATCATCATAGCGGCCTCCATGTCTTGGGATATGGCGCGGATGGCCGCACCCATCCGGGTGCGTTCGATAAAGAGGAACATGGAGAAGATGAGTCCGACCGTCACTCCCAGGATGATCAGGTTGTCGTAGCGGAGGGGGATGCCTGCCACATGGAGACCCCCGCCGGGGAGGAGCTGGGGAAAGATTTGAGGATTGCTTCCCTGGGGGTAGAATACTCGGATAGCCTCTCGGATGATTAGACCCAGGGCTACCGTGGCCACAAGGACCATCAGGAGCGGGGCGTGTCTGAAAGGCCTTATAACCAGCCTTTCAAAGACCGCACCGAGGATACCCGTCACGGCGGCGGCGGCCCCGATCAGGACAGGGACGGACAGTCCGGGCGGAAGGACTTCAAGGAGGCCGCTGGCTCTTCCTACAGCGTAGAAGATGAGAATTACGTAGCTGCCGAGGATGCAGACGTCTCCGTGGGAGAAGTGGACCACGTTGAGAGCACCGAAAAAGAGGCTGAACCCGATGGCGATGAGGGTGTAGTTGCATCCAAGGAGCAAGGCGTTGATGCTCTGTTGGATGAGCTCCGACAAGGGAATCCCTCCCTCAAGGAAAACAGACGAGAGCCGACAGGGCTCTGTCGTCCCCTCTCACGAATCACCTGAACGTCCCGGGCAGGATGGGGCTGCCGGAAGAGGACGGATCCATCTCCATCAGGGCCTGGGAAGACTTCTTTCTCCCCTGGCGTAAGCCGATTTTCCCCATTTCACCCATCTGCCGTCCTGGCTCACGAGCCTGGTCACGAGGGCGAGCTCCGTCTGCCCGTTCTGGTCAAAGGTGGTTGTTCCAAGGATCCCCTTGTATTTCATTGCCCGGATCGCCTTGGCGATCGCCGTCTTGTCGTCAGGTCCGACCTGTCTCAGAGCCTCGAGGATGATATTGGCCGCTTCATAGGCATAGATACCGTAGGCCCCCATGGGTTCACCGTAGCCTTGCTCCTCGTAAGCCTTCTTGAATTCCACGCCCCCTGGCAACTCGTCAAGATCGAAGCCCGGCTTGGTGATGACGGTTCCTTCGGCGGCCTTCCCGGCCACCTCGTTGAATTTCTCGTCTGCAAGCCCGGAGACCGCGCAGAAGAGCTTGTTCAATCCGACTTTCGCCATCTGGCTCTTGGTAAGAGCGCCCTCCATAACGACGCCGCCGAAATAGATGGCAGAAGGATCGAGCCCCTTGATCTTTGTCAGGATCGGTCTGAAGTCGGTTGTTCCCACCGGAACCGCGTCGACCGACAGTATCTTTGCGCCGTATTTCTCGGCCAGGGCCTTGAAGGCTTTGGTGTTCTGCTCGCCGTAGTCCGTCGTGTCCGAGATGATACTGAAGCTCCTGTACCCGAGATCCTGGATGACCCATTTGGCAAAAGGCACGTTCTCCTGCACCAGCGTCGGGCAGTTGCGGGTGACCTCAGGATAGTTGTACTCCGTGATCCTGGGACTGATCGCCCCCCAGACAACAAACGGAACCTTGAAAGAATGGAAAGTGTGGATCGTTGCAAGAGCGCACGCGCTGTTCCAATGGCCGCTAGCTGCAACCACCTTCCGGTCCGAGACAGCCTTGAGAGCCGCAGAAACCGCCACGGCCGGATCGGATGCGTCGTCCAGGGGCACCATCTTGATCTTGTAAGGAAAGTCACCGGAGGCGTTGGCCTGCTTGATGGCAAGATCAAAACAGTTCTTGGCCCCGTTGCCCTGAGCGGCGTTGGGTCCGGTCAGAGGGCCGATAAAGGCGATCTTGACGGTTTTCGCCCAGACCGCCTTCGGCCATGGGGAGAGGACAATCACCACGGTGACAGCCGTGGCAAGCACGACAAAAGCAAAGGAGAGTCTCTTCATGGTTTGTTCCTCCTTCGTCTGATCCGTGATTCTCTTGTTCCGACAGCCCAGCTTCCAATATAGTGGGTCCTCCGTGAAAACACAAGAAGGAAAAAGAAAGATCAGGCAAGCCTTTCCGGTCTTTCAGAGGGATTTTGCCCTGTTGCCGCCCCCTGGAGAGAAGTCTTCCCCCTGCCGCCCTTCTGCTTCACTGGGCGGGTAGCGTGGAGTCGGCGGACCAGGTCACCGAGAACGCGCTTCTCATAGGTGGCCACCTGGACCTGGAAAGCGGTGAGTTTCTCGTGCAACCTGCTGTTGACTATTTTTCTGACCTTGCGGCGCAGGCTTTGTCGTCGGGCACGAAAGACTCTCTCCAGGGACGCAGACAGGGTCGTGGAAGCCGGAGTGGCGAGTCGCATGCGGGGTTGATCAATGGTTCCCGAAATGTAAAGATCCATCTCGAGTGGTTCCGGGTTGTCGAAGAGACCCGCCAGTAGCGCCGCTCCTGATCCGAGCTTCACCTTTGGTCGGTTGAGGCTCACCCGGACTGTTCCTTCCATGTCCTCACCCCTGAACCTGATATCTCCCTCCATATCGAGAGATGCTGAGGTGAGCAGTAGAGCCCTGTCGCGGTCGAGGCCGTCTTGGGAGCGATCCAACCTGAGGCTTTTGATAAGGAGTTCCATGTGATCCCGAGAGGGTCTTTTCCGATGGTCGAATTCTGCAAAGAAGACGAGCTGCCCGGGCTCTTCCCCGGGCAGCGTCGCCTCGAATCGGAAAACCGTGGGTTTCCCATAGAGAGCGGGTTGTGAGGTCAGCCCCTGGACTTCCCCGGAGAGGCGGCTGAACAAGGCACGGCCCGGTTCGGCGCCTCCGTGAGGGAGAGCAGAAAACTCGCCTACTTCAAGGACGAACTTGGGCCACCCGCTGGTGACAGGGAAGAGGACATCCAAGCCCTTAAGACCGGATGCAGGCCTGGTTCTCGGCTCTTGCTGCCTGCCCTCGGGTGGGCCTGACGGCATAAAACGGGCGATTCTCCTGTACCAGGCCAGAACGTGATCCACCTTTCTGGCAATGTCCTTGCCCAAGAGGACACAGAGCAGATCCTCAGCCCTGGGCTCCCGGATGTCGAGTCGTGTCCAGAGGGTTTTGAAATCCTGCTTTTCGAGCCTTTTCAACTCGCTCGGAGGGCATTTCAGGCTTCTCACCTGCTTCTGGAATTCGGCTCTGGCGGCTAGCAGATTCTTCCTGATGTCTGCCAGTCTCTGCTCGGCATCCGTGACCCTTCGCAGGCAACCTGATAACTCGCCGGTCGCTTTGGGCATTTCCCTCGTCAGGTTTCTAAGTGCGGCCAGGGAATCCTTGATCTCCTTCTCTGTTGGAAGGCCTGCAAGGTGTCTGTCCCAGGATGTCTTCAGGTTGGTGAACTCCTGTTGACGGGCGGCCAGAAAATCGGACGAGGGCAGGCTGGTCTCGGCTAAGAAGTCTCCAAGAAGTCCATCCTCGGGGTTCTGAAGGAGAGACAGATCGGGAAGGACGCAGTCCTGGATTTCCCTGTCTCCCTGCCTGCCGATTTGGGCGCCATATGGTCTCTTCGGCTGCTGTCGAAGCCTTGGTGGCAGCCCTCCCGAGGTCTGACGAGGAGTGGCCCAGACAATGTCCTCCGCTTTCAAGCGCTGGACGACGAATTTCCTCCTGAGCAGGGGAAGAGCCGCCAGATCCAGGGTCACGTTCCGGGCTTCGAAGATATTCCGCATGGGTTCGTCCGGGTCGGCCACCCTGAGGTTTCTGATCTCTATGTCGAGGCCGAAGGGGCTGAACTTGAGGTCCCCGATGTCGACTCGAGCGCCCACTGCGAGGCTGGCCTGGTCTTGAAGAATCGACTTGATGATGCTGTCCAGGCGGAGAAGATTGAATCCACCGATGAGGGCAACAACGGCGACGAAAATTGCCAGTCCAGACCGCCGGATCATTTTCATTGTTCTAGCCCTTCAGTTCGCTGTGGCGAATGTACCACCTGTAAAGGCTGGAGGCTCTGACCACCCGGACAACCTTGCACCTCTTGACATGTTCGACCACGGCCTCCCTGTACTTGACGATTACGATGCAACCGCCGAGATACAGGGGACAAAAAGTCATGAGAGAGAAGACCAAGCTCCCCAGGACAAGGGTGTTGTTGAATCGGGTATAGGGAACCAGAGGGGCGTTGTAGAGGGTTGTCCAGAACCCTCGGAGAGGCCTTAGGTCAGCCAGCAGAAAGAGCCCCAGCCGATGAAAGAGTGGATCACCTGCCAGGGCTAAGCCGCTGAAGACCATCCATGAGAGTACGACCGCGGTTAGGTTCACCGGGAAGAGGAGAATCGAAAGGAGGACCAGCAGATTATGGAGGCTGGAGATTGGTGTGAATCCAAGAACCATGCCGAGGGCAAATCCGAGTGAGATCTGGCGCGGGTCTCTATGCGAGCCCATCACCGTGATGAACCTTAGAATGTACCGGACCATGGAGCCCCTCTAGGTCTGAGATTCGGTGTGGGTCCTGGGAAAAAACGACGGTACAGCACTCATGCCTGGGAGGATTCTGCGAGCCGGCTTTCCTTTCTCACTCTGTGCAACCCGTAGCAGTCGTCCTTGCTCTTGGAGACCATTGTAAGGGGAAGCGGTCGAGGGTGTCAAGGAGAAAGAGGCCGGAGCTTCCTCTCCTGTCGAGGAAGGGAACAGACCGTAAGGTCAAGCGCTCGGAAGAGTTCTCGACCTAGAGCTAAAGAAACCCTGGGAGGGCACGCACGTGTGATTTGGGCTCGGAGGAGAGGCATTCGGATGTTCCCGCGGGTTTGATCCGCGCAGACAACCCCTCAAGCCCAACCTGGCTGTCCTGGGTGAGGCACGCCCGGAAGAGGCTCTGAGTTTGAGCCCGAGACCGGGCCCCGGGGTCCTTATCTATCTCTGTTGCTTTTCCAGCTCCTGCAGTTCCTTGTGGAGCCTCTCGGCGTTCTCCCTGACGTAGTCTCGCACCTGGCTGTCGAGTTCCTTGTAGTCGTTCAACGCCTCTTTGAAGGTCAGGAGGTCCATCTCGCACAGGGAGAAAAATGAATCGTCCTTAGGATCCCTCCAGTGGTCCACGATCCTCGCCCCGTGGAGCGTGGTCTTCGTAAAATTCTTCAGTGCCTGCTCCACGTGCTGCTCTTCGGCAGAAGCGGACATGTCTCCGGCCGTTGTGGAAGCCATGTAGTCCTTTGCCAGAGAGGCCACATAGGTCTCGAGGATCTTGGCGACTTCTGCCCGGGCCCTGTTGTCGGCAGTCGATACGAGGAGCGCCTTGTTCGAGATCCCGGAAGCTATACCCACGCCATAGAATATCTTCTTCTTTTTCATGTCAAAGGCGCCGCTTCCCTTGTCCACCCATGCGGGCCTGCCTTTGGTCGATGGAGCCGGCTTTCTCGTGGCGCATCCCGCGAGAAAGAGGGCCCCGATGACCGTCCCGATGCACAGTGCCTGCCACGCTTTTGCTTTCATGGATACCTCCTCTTCTTGAAGTCTTGGATCTTTTGGTGCATCTCCTCCATCATGGTCTCCATCTCCTCCATGCCTGCAACCAATTCCTCCATGACATAGGGGTTTTTCCTTGTGAGGATCTCTCCTCTCTCAGAGGCATTCTTCGTTTCCCCTTCGGCTTTGCACGGGGGCTTCTCCCGACTCCTGGGGCCCGAGGGTTGTTCGGATGCTTCCCCGTCACGATGGGGAACGGACGAGGTCTCTCCCTGTTCCTCGGAAGATCGGGTCGGTGCTGCCGCGGCGACAGGATAGCCCAAGCGGTCGAGCCATCCAAGAACCACCTTCGATCTGATGGAGAAATTGACGTCCGTGATGACCGTGCCGTCGGCGGCCTGCCGGGCGATCATGGAATTGACTCCTATTATCCTCCCCTCCCGGTCGAGTAAGGGGCCGCCCGAGTTACCCCGGTTGATGCTCGCCTCTGTCTGGAACAGATTCTTCCCCGCAATCCCGCCGAAGCCGTCTATCCGGGCGCTGATCACCCCGGTGGTCAGGCTCCAGAGCCCTCCCTGTTCGGGATGGCCGATGGCGTAAGCCTGGTCGCCTATGGATACCCTGTCGGAATCGCCGAACCGGAGCGCTACAAGGGGTTCCTCCACCCCTATGATCCTGACCAGAGCCAGATCGAGGGGGAGATCGTAGGCCAAGACCCTTCCCCGGTATCCCCTGGAAAGGTCCCGCTTGTAGTTTCCGGTAATCTGCCTGGGTTTCAAGAAGACCGAGATCTTGGACGCAGGTGCAGAGGAGTTCCGAGGGACCAGGATATGGGCACTGGTGATCACCAAGCCGTCCTCCCGGATTATCGATCCTGTACCGGCCCGTCCTGCCTGCGAGTCTTGGAAGGCGACGATAAAAACTACCCCGGGGCTCGCCTTCCGGTAAATCGCCCCAGCAGTCAGGGCGGAGGCGGAGTGGCCCAGCAGGACGAATCCTGCTATAAGTACCGGCATGAAAAAGACTGCCCCTGGTATCCTTCGTCGGTTCCTCATCTTCACTATCCTCATCATCCTTCACGGTTGTTTCGACCTTTGGTATTACGCAAATCCCGTACCATCGTTTGGAGGTCAAGGTGGAAGAATATACTCCTTCACCTTGCCCGCCGTATCCATGACCAGCCTCTTCTGTATCCTGCGAACCGCCCGGTCCTCGGCCTGGGGGAAACTCAGGTGGGCCTCCCTTCCCGTTTCGTTGAGGCTTCCGAACACGGTTCCTTCCCTCTGATCCAGCAGATCCAAATGGATTCGCCATCGTACGTAATTCCATTCCGATGCCTGCCGCTCCAGGGGAGTGATCTCTATGGTCCCTTTCACAAGGACCCGGGCCTTGGCGAGGTCACAAGAGACGGCGATTCCCCGCTCATTGAGAGCCTGAACAAGGGCCTCTTTGATCCGGTCGGCATGGCTGCCCGTGATCACGAGGCCGACCGAAAAATCCCTTGAGAGTGCGGTTTCAAGCTGGTTCCTGATTTCACGAAAACCGAAAGGTGGGGGGATGCCCTTTCCAGAGGGAGTGACGATTCGGAGTTCCCCGTTGCATGCCTCCCTGAGGAGATACTTCCGGACAGAACGGCTGAGATATCTGATCCTGGCCAGGACGTCCTCCTGGTCCGCCGCCTCGGCCAAAAGGCCCTCGATCGATCGATCCAGCTCTCTAATTCTCCGTCTGAGGATTGTAGCCGATTGATCCCTGTCGAGCAAGGCAAGGGCGTAATAGATTGGATCAGGCCCTCCCTCAAGGTAGACCTCTGCGATCCTCACACCCGAAAGCACCCTCTCGGTCGAGATCGTGGTGATCTGCTCGATGTCGATGGATCCGGTCTGGGCAGACTTGCCCATGGATGTGGTCTCCAGATACTCCTCGTAGATCCTGGTCTGGGAGAGTATCCTGCTGGAGAACACCTTGGCGATCTCGGCGCGGGCGTTCTCCTCTGCGGAACGGCGATCCGAACCGTAGCCAACCCCAGTGAGATATCTCCACTCTGGGTATCTCGCGCTCCTGCCGTCCACCCAGTCCGGCCTCCCTCCCTCAGCCAAGGGTGCGGTGGTCTCTGGTACGATTCTGTCATGGGATGGTCTTCGCTCGTCTCTTCTCGACCGTCCTGCAGGGGACTGAGAGGGTTTTTCTTCCATCTCCAGCTCACGGAAGGCCAGGTCCGCTTTCCCGCGGATCTCCTGGACGTGAACCTCCGGCCGCGGGGATGCACATCCGGCCCCGATCAGACAGACAACCGAGAGAGCAAAGAGTCGTAGTTCCGGCGGTCTCATCATGGCTTTACCCCGGGCCACTCTGCTCGGGTGACCTCAAAGGAGTGATGCACAGGTGAAGAAGCGTTTTTCCCCCTCCTTGATGGTGAAGGATTCGACGGCTCTTGAGAAGACCACGTGGCCCTCTGCATCGACAAATCCGATCTCCCCCCGGTATTGTCCGGGGGGAACCCGAGCCCTGCCGATCCGGATTTCTGCGGGGAGGAGCCTCCAGTGGCGAAGGTCTGCATGCTCCGTGATGATGCCGGCCATGTTGCCGACGACTTGGACCAGCAGGGCCAGGGACTCGTTGTCTCTCTTTTCGGCCGACCGTACGGCCGCCATGGTTGCCAGGTACTTGGCGGTTGCCCTGGCGATGGCCTTGGCCCTGATCCCGGCGATCCTGTTTTCCAGGTTCTTCACCGCGATTGCACCGATATCTTCCACGAGGACCGTAGGGAATCGAAAAGAGCTCTCCGAAGCCGGGTTTATCAGGTCTATCTCGGCACGGGAAATCGTCCGGGGCCTCCTTTCAAACCTGGGATAGGCGATCTTGATCACATATCCATCCGACATGGGAACAAACCAGTGCTGCTCCACCTTCTCCGGCCCCTGTCCATTGTAATGGACAAAATAGACCTCGGCCGTCTTGTCCTCTTCTCCCTGGATCCCGGTGTCTGTGCAGTCGTATTGCTCCTGAATCTTTGCTGCCTCTTCATG
This window harbors:
- a CDS encoding TIGR03546 family protein translates to MVRYILRFITVMGSHRDPRQISLGFALGMVLGFTPISSLHNLLVLLSILLFPVNLTAVVLSWMVFSGLALAGDPLFHRLGLFLLADLRPLRGFWTTLYNAPLVPYTRFNNTLVLGSLVFSLMTFCPLYLGGCIVIVKYREAVVEHVKRCKVVRVVRASSLYRWYIRHSELKG
- a CDS encoding trypsin-like peptidase domain-containing protein; its protein translation is MMRIVKMRNRRRIPGAVFFMPVLIAGFVLLGHSASALTAGAIYRKASPGVVFIVAFQDSQAGRAGTGSIIREDGLVITSAHILVPRNSSAPASKISVFLKPRQITGNYKRDLSRGYRGRVLAYDLPLDLALVRIIGVEEPLVALRFGDSDRVSIGDQAYAIGHPEQGGLWSLTTGVISARIDGFGGIAGKNLFQTEASINRGNSGGPLLDREGRIIGVNSMIARQAADGTVITDVNFSIRSKVVLGWLDRLGYPVAAAAPTRSSEEQGETSSVPHRDGEASEQPSGPRSREKPPCKAEGETKNASERGEILTRKNPYVMEELVAGMEEMETMMEEMHQKIQDFKKRRYP
- a CDS encoding LPP20 family lipoprotein, coding for MMRPPELRLFALSVVCLIGAGCASPRPEVHVQEIRGKADLAFRELEMEEKPSQSPAGRSRRDERRPSHDRIVPETTAPLAEGGRPDWVDGRSARYPEWRYLTGVGYGSDRRSAEENARAEIAKVFSSRILSQTRIYEEYLETTSMGKSAQTGSIDIEQITTISTERVLSGVRIAEVYLEGGPDPIYYALALLDRDQSATILRRRIRELDRSIEGLLAEAADQEDVLARIRYLSRSVRKYLLREACNGELRIVTPSGKGIPPPFGFREIRNQLETALSRDFSVGLVITGSHADRIKEALVQALNERGIAVSCDLAKARVLVKGTIEITPLERQASEWNYVRWRIHLDLLDQREGTVFGSLNETGREAHLSFPQAEDRAVRRIQKRLVMDTAGKVKEYILPP